In the Telopea speciosissima isolate NSW1024214 ecotype Mountain lineage chromosome 2, Tspe_v1, whole genome shotgun sequence genome, one interval contains:
- the LOC122651412 gene encoding methyl-CpG-binding domain-containing protein 11-like, whose translation MASSVEKETQTGAQDEVVSVELPAPPGWTKKFMPKKGGTPKKNEIIFIAPTGDEISNKKQLEQYLKSHPGGPAVSEFDWGTGETPRRSARISEKVKATPPPEPEPPKKRSRKSPAGSKKETKETEEKKEDNIMQDAEMSEKNNEETKKEDSVGKEIQGGNEDKTHEDTQPTKKCSTETEEDALEGTPVEKKIENDTEVIKKDTTGTEAESAEKVQEEKEIQMSDAAAVATMDDAKEEIKMEEQVPEKVVQPQAAAEKTDGPDHGEQEKPEEMSSEVEPGEKEKLNKSAAETVEEIKEKQAANGNNEEQISTVEEKGKKTEGEVMENGSRNSEVGESKPREVNQMGRVDAQQPPTPSAVSC comes from the coding sequence TTTATGCCCAAGAAAGGAGGGACACCAAAGAAGAATGAGATCATTTTCATTGCTCCAACCGGGGACGAGATCAGTAATAAAAAACAGCTGGAACAATACCTCAAGTCACACCCTGGTGGTCCTGCAGTATCCGAGTTTGATTGGGGAACTGGTGAGACACCCAGGAGATCCGCAAGAATCAGCGAAAAGGTCAAGGCAACTCCACCACCGGAACCCGAGCCTCCAAAGAAACGAAGCAGGAAATCACCTGCAGGTTCGAAGAAAGAAACTAAGGagacagaagagaagaaagaagataatatCATGCAAGATGCTGAGATGTCTGAAAAGAATAATgaggaaacaaagaaagaggattctgttggcAAGGAAATTCAAGGTGGGAATGAAGACAAAACTCATGAAGATACACAGCCAACCAAGAAGTGTAGTACTGAAACAGAAGAAGATGCACTGGAAGGAACCCCAGTTGAGAAAAAGATTGAAAATGACACTGAGGTAATCAAAAAAGATACTACAGGTACAGAAGCTGAGTCAGCTGAAAAGGtccaagaagagaaggaaattcAAATGTCAGATGCAGCAGCAGTGGCCACCATGGATGATgctaaagaagaaattaaaatggAGGAACAGGTCCCAGAAAAGGTGGTGCAGCCACAAGCAGCAGCTGAGAAAACTGATGGACCAGATCATGGGGAACAAGAGAAACCAGAGGAAATGAGCAGTGAAGTGGAGccaggagaaaaagagaaactcaACAAAAGTGCAGCTGAAACTGTGGAAGAGATCAAGGAGAAACAAGCAGCGAATGGAAACAATGAGGAACAAATCTCGACAGTTGAAGAGAAAGGCAAGAAGACGGAGGGGGAAGTGATGGAGAATGGCAGCCGAAACAGTGAGGTTGGTGAGTCCAAGCCTCGAGAGGTTAATCAAATGGGGCGAGTTGATGCCCAGCAGCCTCCTACCCCCTCAGCAGTGAGCTGCTGA
- the LOC122649554 gene encoding thylakoid lumenal 16.5 kDa protein, chloroplastic, whose product MAKILLSTANSLPPTSLLTSSSSATTTTTAAPATIYSLKHNVNRHYSLIVALCKEASEFQILSSTLTRRGLAICLTASTFSLSGFSHANAAILEADDDVELLERVKKDRKKRLEKQEVIKASKAETAYLQEVVYKLSKVGQAIDNNELSVASSVLGSSTDAEWVRKVNVAFSKLSSSPEEKTVVDSFNLSLASLISSVIQNDIESSKRAFVSSASALEKWTALTGLVEQLKGL is encoded by the exons ATGGCAAAGATCCTCCTCTCTACTGCAAATTCACTTCCCCCAACTTCTCTATtaacctcttcttcttcagcgACGACCACAACAACAGCAGCTCCGGCCACCATTTATTCTCTCAAACACAATGTGAACCGTCACTACTCTCTTATTGTTGCTCTCTGCAAGGAAGCCTCTGAGTTCCAAATTCTTTCTTCAACTCTCACAAGACGAGGCCTCGCTATCTGCCTTACTGCCTCCACTTTCTCCCTTTCTGGCTTCTCCCATGCCAACGCTGCTATCTTGGAGGCTGACGATGACGTGGAGCTCTTGGAAAGGGTCAAGAAAGACCGAAAAAAGAGGCTTGAGAAGCAAGAAGTCATCAAGGCATCCAAAGCAGAAACAG CTTATCTGCAAGAGGTTGTGTACAAGCTCAGTAAAGTGGGTCAAGCCATAGACAATAATGAACTCTCAGTAGCAAGTTCAGTTCTCGGGTCAAGTACAGATGCAGAATGGGTTCGAAAGGTCAATGTAGCTTTCTCCAAG CTGAGCTCCAGTCCTGAAGAAAAGACTGTAGTCGATTCATTCAATTTGTCATTGGCTTCCTTAATTTCATCAG TCATCCAAAATGACATTGAATCCTCCAAAAGAGCTTTTGTATCTTCTGCCAGTGCACTGGAGAAATGGACTGCGCTGACTGGACTGGTTGAACAGCTTAAAGGCCTTTGA
- the LOC122652692 gene encoding glucan endo-1,3-beta-glucosidase 11-like isoform X2 — protein sequence MEFSFSSSSSKSVRMVSRSFLCILPLFCLGFYPNVPIVQAFTGTYGINYGRIADNIPPPESVVKLLRAAKIKNVRIYDVNHSVLNAFSGSGLELVVGLPNEFLKDMSANEDHAMSWVKENVQSFLPGTHIRGIAIGNEVLGGSDQELSQALLGAAKNVYNAINTLHLADLIQIQTAHSQAVFANSYPPSSCVFNDNVIQYMKPLLEFFSQVGSPFFLNAYPFLAYMYNPKDIDLNYALFQPNPGIYDEKTKLHYDNMLDAQIDAAYAALEAAGFGKMEVIISETGWASHGDTTEAVATASNARTYNYNLRKRLAKKKGTPLRPKIVAKAYIFALFNEDSKPGPTSERNFGLFKADGSIAYDIGFRGLQTSSASSSISLTGLDRMESNSSCYPSRKYGKRE from the exons ATGGAGTTTTCCTTCTCTAGTTCCTCTTCTAAATCAGTGAGGATGGTTTCGCGTTCCTTTCTCTgcattcttcctcttttctgccTCGGCTTCTATCCCAATG TTCCGATTGTGCAAGCATTTACTGGGACCTATGGAATAAATTATGGCAGGATAGCTGATAACATCCCTCCACCTGAAAGCGTTGTGAAACTTCTTAGAGCAGCGAAGATAAAGAATGTTAGGATATATGATGTTAATCACAGTGTACTGAATGCTTTTAGTGGTTCTGGGCTTGAATTAGTAGTTGGACTTCCCAATGAATTCCTGAAAGACATGAGTGCGAATGAGGACCATGCCATGAGTTGGGTAAAAGAAAATGTACAGTCATTCCTTCCGGGAACACATATCCGTGGAATTGCAATTGGGAACGAGGTGCTGGGGGGCAGCGATCAGGAACTCTCACAGGCTCTTCTGGGTGCAGCAAAGAATGTTTATAATGCCATCAACACGCTTCATTTGGCTGATTTAATTCAGATCCAAACTGCACATTCACAGGCTGTGTTTGCTAATTCCTATCCTCCATCTTCATGTGTTTTTAACGATAATGTCATTCAATACATGAAGCCACTTTTGGAGTTCTTCTCACAGGTCGGATCTCCTTTCTTTCTCAATGCCTACCCCTTTTTGGCCTACATGTATAATCCCAAGGATATTGATCTTAATTATGCTTTGTTCCAACCAAACCCTGGAATTTATGATGAGAAGACTAAACTCCATTATGATAACATGCTTGATGCTCAAATCGATGCTGCTTACGCAGCTTTAGAAGCTGCTGGATTTGGAAAGATGGAAGTCATAATTTCAGAAACTGGTTGGGCTTCTCATGGGGATACAACTGAAGCTGTGGCCACAGCTAGCAATGCTAGAACTTATAATTATAATCTCCGTAAACGGCTTGCCAAAAAGAAGGGGACCCCTCTCAGGCCAAAGATAGTGGCAAAGGCATATATATTTGCCCTGTTTAATGAAGATTCGAAGCCTGGGCCGACATCTGAGAGGAACTTTGGATTGTTTAAAGCTGATGGCAGCATCGCATATGATATTGGGTTTAGAGGGCTCCAGACTTCGTCAGCATCCTCATCAATATCTTTGACG GGGCTGGATCGTATGGAAAGCAATTCCTCATGCTATCCTTCGAGGAAATAtggaaagagagagtga
- the LOC122652692 gene encoding glucan endo-1,3-beta-glucosidase 14-like isoform X1 produces MEFSFSSSSSKSVRMVSRSFLCILPLFCLGFYPNVPIVQAFTGTYGINYGRIADNIPPPESVVKLLRAAKIKNVRIYDVNHSVLNAFSGSGLELVVGLPNEFLKDMSANEDHAMSWVKENVQSFLPGTHIRGIAIGNEVLGGSDQELSQALLGAAKNVYNAINTLHLADLIQIQTAHSQAVFANSYPPSSCVFNDNVIQYMKPLLEFFSQVGSPFFLNAYPFLAYMYNPKDIDLNYALFQPNPGIYDEKTKLHYDNMLDAQIDAAYAALEAAGFGKMEVIISETGWASHGDTTEAVATASNARTYNYNLRKRLAKKKGTPLRPKIVAKAYIFALFNEDSKPGPTSERNFGLFKADGSIAYDIGFRGLQTSSASSSISLTDIWKRGWTAPYSMVLMTCAAVLFLV; encoded by the exons ATGGAGTTTTCCTTCTCTAGTTCCTCTTCTAAATCAGTGAGGATGGTTTCGCGTTCCTTTCTCTgcattcttcctcttttctgccTCGGCTTCTATCCCAATG TTCCGATTGTGCAAGCATTTACTGGGACCTATGGAATAAATTATGGCAGGATAGCTGATAACATCCCTCCACCTGAAAGCGTTGTGAAACTTCTTAGAGCAGCGAAGATAAAGAATGTTAGGATATATGATGTTAATCACAGTGTACTGAATGCTTTTAGTGGTTCTGGGCTTGAATTAGTAGTTGGACTTCCCAATGAATTCCTGAAAGACATGAGTGCGAATGAGGACCATGCCATGAGTTGGGTAAAAGAAAATGTACAGTCATTCCTTCCGGGAACACATATCCGTGGAATTGCAATTGGGAACGAGGTGCTGGGGGGCAGCGATCAGGAACTCTCACAGGCTCTTCTGGGTGCAGCAAAGAATGTTTATAATGCCATCAACACGCTTCATTTGGCTGATTTAATTCAGATCCAAACTGCACATTCACAGGCTGTGTTTGCTAATTCCTATCCTCCATCTTCATGTGTTTTTAACGATAATGTCATTCAATACATGAAGCCACTTTTGGAGTTCTTCTCACAGGTCGGATCTCCTTTCTTTCTCAATGCCTACCCCTTTTTGGCCTACATGTATAATCCCAAGGATATTGATCTTAATTATGCTTTGTTCCAACCAAACCCTGGAATTTATGATGAGAAGACTAAACTCCATTATGATAACATGCTTGATGCTCAAATCGATGCTGCTTACGCAGCTTTAGAAGCTGCTGGATTTGGAAAGATGGAAGTCATAATTTCAGAAACTGGTTGGGCTTCTCATGGGGATACAACTGAAGCTGTGGCCACAGCTAGCAATGCTAGAACTTATAATTATAATCTCCGTAAACGGCTTGCCAAAAAGAAGGGGACCCCTCTCAGGCCAAAGATAGTGGCAAAGGCATATATATTTGCCCTGTTTAATGAAGATTCGAAGCCTGGGCCGACATCTGAGAGGAACTTTGGATTGTTTAAAGCTGATGGCAGCATCGCATATGATATTGGGTTTAGAGGGCTCCAGACTTCGTCAGCATCCTCATCAATATCTTTGACG GATATTTGGAAACGAGGTTGGACAGCACCCTATTCCATGGTTTTGATGACCTGTGCTGCAGTGCTGTTTCTAGTATAA
- the LOC122650953 gene encoding uclacyanin 1-like, whose amino-acid sequence MSRQVVWAVAAVVVAITAFHLQCAVAKTTYVVGDSLGWTVPPGGAAVYSSWASNHSFIVGDVLLFNFTTGEHDVAQVTKAGYDACDENGRTIGSIQNTGPASITLSSAGQNYFICTYNSHCSLGQMLAINVTTTSTPATAPANSAAPPGPATPPVTVAVPPLSATPPATLAVPPLAAAPRISPVVPPVSSTSSQSNETYAVGDSLGWTVPPGGAAAYTTWVAGKTFLVGDTLFFNFTTGKHTVAAVTKAGFDSCSNSSINGSIITTGPAKVVLEAEGKHYYICTITRHCQLGQKLALNVTAGTTSPSPSPSSSSSPSPPSSTPSSSSSPSRVGVTTFSVTLMTTTILVAFFL is encoded by the exons atgagtagACAAGTTGTTTGGGCGGTCGCAGCCGTTGTGGTGGCTATAACGGCTTTCCACCTGCAGTGCGCGGTGGCCAAGACAACGTATGTGGTCGGAGACAGCTTGGGTTGGACAGTCCCTCCTGGTGGTGCCGCCGTCTACTCCTCCTGGGCTTCCAACCATTCCTTCATCGTTGGCGACGTTCTAC TGTTCAACTTCACCACCGGAGAGCACGACGTGGCACAAGTAACAAAAGCGGGTTACGATGCCTGCGACGAGAATGGTAGAACCATTGGTTCTATTCAAAATACCGGCCCCGCAAGTATCACTCTTTCCTCCGCTGGCCAGAATTACTTCATTTGTACTTACAATAGTCACTGCTCCCTCGGCCAAATGCTCGCCATCAACGTCACCACTACCTCCACACCTGCAACTGCTCCGGCCAACTCCGCCGCCCCGCCAGGCCCTGCTACTCCCCCTGTCACCGTCGCTGTCCCACCACTATCTGCAACGCCTCCGGCTACCCTCGCTGTCCCTCCACTAGCTGCAGCTCCTCGTATCAGCCCAGTTGTGCCACCAGTATCTAGCACCAGTTCCCAATCCAATGAAACCTACGCCGTCGGGGACAGTTTAGGCTGGACCGTCCCACCTGGTGGCGCAGCTGCCTACACTACTTGGGTTGCCGGCAAAACCTTCCTAGTCGGAGACACTCTTT TCTTCAACTTCACCACCGGAAAGCACACAGTGGCGGCAGTGACAAAGGCAGGATTCGATTCGTGCAGCAACAGTAGCATCAACGGGTCAATTATAACGACGGGTCCAGCAAAAGTGGTTTTGGAGGCGGAAGGAAAGCACTACTACATCTGCACCATCACAAGGCACTGTCAGTTGGGCCAAAAGCTTGCGCTTAATGTCACCGCAGGCACCACCTCACCGTCCCCATCtccatcctcatcatcatcaccgtCTCCACCAAGCTCTacaccctcctcctcctcctccccctctaGAGTTGGCGTCACTACCTTTTCTGTTACTTTAATGACCACTACCATCTTAGtagctttctttctttaa